From Hermetia illucens chromosome 6, iHerIll2.2.curated.20191125, whole genome shotgun sequence, one genomic window encodes:
- the LOC119659527 gene encoding hexosaminidase D, translated as MQSRLLVIIWRRKLSIILIGGAVVLFGLWSWAFYNTTYASGKDRVFSIGIEAGDKHGYLLQKLISQANRVIQRQYDYSNTNANPNTRPVHVKFIKPTIAQAAPVARFKLPPEEYLFEGERLKMLQNQQKNKEEVMEEDDETSAERQSQYEHDLQRMGVPVIAGLGPTGPRPPKNRLVHLDLKGAPPKLSFLKRLLPIFKSLGATGLLIEYEDMFPYSGPIESIRAENAYRAEDLKEFLQTVALHDLHVMPLVQTFGHMEFILKLQGYEHMREVPESPQSICPSQIQSINFLEEMISQIVNFHLKISSSNSSTSSSSSSASSSSSSSLSGTKSQPTLNSDIMLLPNFTHIHIGCDEVYRMAECSKCILRPRNELFLSHVTTIASFIKKKWPQLKTVIWDDMLRDMTLSDMQMSHIGTYVEPMIWVYANDIYRFIQPHLWDKYSKVFATAWAASAFKGAFGESLMIPPIQKHLENNLRWLAVIAKEGTRFSKGFQGVALTGWQRYDHFAVLCELLPTAMPSLITCLSTMSRGYFNVEAKDNAILNILDCPNRPDGRRSGRPWIEFQTLNHNHIFQTCSYPGSAVYKYMLQLFEKLHEVANYLTHVQTRSAWMSDYNVRHNFSSPIRVRELISSTPHYIEDLSYFARQAHKVFDDIFDEHTIAEFIEQNIYPLMEQLHKHEESGRALLTRKTWPRRPIPYDRNLTQLNLFHKSADMNE; from the exons ATGCAGTCTCGTCTCCTAGTTATTATTTGGCGAAGGAAATTATCAATCATATTAATCGGTGGCGCCGTTGTCTTGTTCGGTCTCTGGTCGTGGGCTTTCTACAACACCACGTACGCATCTGGCAAGGATAGAGTGTTTTCCATT GGGATTGAAGCGGGCGACAAGCACGGATATCTTCTGCAAAAACTAATCTCACAGGCGAATCGTGTAATACAGCGTCAATACGATTATTCAAATACAAATGCAAATCCAAACACTCGACCGGTTCATGTGAAATTCATAAAGCCAACTATAGCTCAGGCAGCACCGGTGGCGAGATTCAAATTGCCTCCCGAGGAATACCTTTTTGAGGGTGAGCGACTGAAAATGTTACAAAATCAACAGAAGAATAAGGAAGAAGTGATGGAGGAAGACGATGAGACATCAGCAGAACGACAATCTCAATACGAGCATGATTTGCAGCGAATGGGAGTGCCTGTGATTGCAGGACTTGGACCGACTGGTCCACGACCGCCAAAAAATCGTTTGGTACATTTGGACTTGAAAGGCGCCCCGCCAAAG TTATCGTTTCTGAAGCGACTGCTACCAATTTTCAAATCCCTTGGAGCGACGGGGCTTCTAATCGAATACGAGGATATGTTCCCTTATTCGGGACCAATTGAAAGTATCCGTGCGGAAAATGCATACCGAGCTGAAGATCTCAag GAATTCTTGCAAACAGTCGCTTTGCATGACCTTCACGTCATGCCGCTCGTTCAAACGTTCGGTCACATGGAATTCATACTGAAACTTCAAGGATACGAACATATGCGTGAAGTTCCTGAAAGTCCACAATCGATTTGCCCCAGCCAAATTCAATCTATAAATTTTCTCGAGGAGATGATTTCGCAAATCGTAAATTTCCATCTTAAGATCTCATCGTCCAACTCGTCGACATCCTCATCGTCATCGTCGGCGTCGTCCTCGTCCTCATCATCTTTATCCGGAACGAAATCACAGCCAACTTTGAACTCTGATATAATGCTATTGCCCAATTTCACGCATATACACATTGGTTGCGATGAAGTGTATCGAATGGCGGAATGCTCGAAATGCATTTTGCGCCCTCGTAATGAACTTTTTCTATCGCATGTAACGACAATTGCATCGTTCATAAAAAAGAAATGGCCTCAACTGAAGACCGTTATATGGGATGATATGTTGCGTGATATGACCCTTAGCGATATGCAAATGTCACATATTGGTACTTATGTGGAGCCAATGATTTGGGTTTATGCCAATGACATTTATCGATTCATTCAACCTCATTTATGGGATAAGTATTCGAAAGTGTTTGCCACAGCTTGGGCTGCATCAGCCTTTAAGGGTGCCTTTGGGGAGAGTCTAATGATACCTCCCATTCAGAAACACTTAGAAAATAATTTACGATGGCTGGCTGTTATTGCGAAAGAGGGAACAAG GTTCTCCAAAGGATTTCAAGGAGTTGCCTTAACTGGTTGGCAACGATACGACCACTTTGCGGTTCTTTGTGAACTCTTGCCAACAGCTATGCCGAGTCTAATCACATGCCTGTCGACCATGTCGAGAGGATATTTCAATGTGGAAGCGAAAGATAATGCAATTTTGAATATCTTAGATTGTCCAAATCGTCCTGATGGTCG CCGTTCAGGGCGACCATGGATCGAGTTTCAGACGTTAAACCACAACCACATATTTCAAACTTGCTCGTATCCTGGCAGCGCCGTTTACAAATATATGCTTCAACTATTCGAAAAGTTGCACGAAGTCGCAAATTATTTGACTCATGTTCAGACAAGGTCAGCCTGGATGTCGGACTATAATGTTCGACATAATTTCAGTTCACCAATTCGCGTTCGGGAGTTGATCTCAAGCACGCCGCACTACATAGAGGATCTTTCGTATTTCGCCAGACAAGCTCATAAAGTTTTCGATGACATTTTCGATGAG